The Sporosarcina ureae genome includes a region encoding these proteins:
- a CDS encoding biotin transporter BioY: MMDSRNKLKMMIVTALFAAIIGIMAQLTIPLPLVPITGQTLAVGLAATILGSRYGTISVLVYLAMGAVGMPVFSGMSSGLGVIFGPTGGFLIGFIPTAFITGYYMERTSFNLPNAIIANILGMFVALAFGTVWLKFIAELSWTAAIMAGFVPFLIGGFIKAFLAGWAGSIVRGRLLANRLLLA, translated from the coding sequence ATGATGGATTCAAGAAATAAGTTGAAAATGATGATTGTAACCGCGTTATTCGCAGCCATTATTGGCATTATGGCACAGTTAACGATTCCACTCCCACTCGTTCCGATTACAGGTCAAACACTTGCAGTCGGTTTAGCAGCGACGATTTTAGGTTCACGTTATGGAACGATCTCTGTACTAGTATATTTAGCGATGGGAGCGGTAGGCATGCCGGTATTTTCAGGTATGTCCTCAGGGCTAGGTGTAATCTTTGGGCCTACAGGCGGATTTCTGATTGGCTTTATTCCAACCGCATTCATTACGGGTTATTATATGGAACGCACAAGTTTCAATCTCCCCAATGCGATCATCGCCAATATACTCGGAATGTTCGTTGCGTTGGCGTTTGGTACAGTGTGGCTAAAGTTCATTGCGGAACTTTCCTGGACAGCCGCGATCATGGCAGGCTTTGTTCCATTTTTAATTGGTGGCTTCATCAAAGCGTTTCTTGCAGGATGGGCTGGTAGTATAGTGCGAGGCAGATTGCTGGCCAACCGCTTATTGCTCGCATAA
- the acnA gene encoding aconitate hydratase AcnA, which translates to MNQHCEWHRDTMREELTIEGEQFSYVSMKKLERFGFNAINELPYTIRLLLESAVRHADGQYITDEHIAALANWSGGTEGQEVPFKPARIVFQDFTGIPAIVDLASMRDAVAARGGNPLVVNPQIPVDLVIDHSVIIEHYGNQAAFEQNLSIEYERNAERYSFVRWAQKNFENFHVVPPANGIVHQVNLEYLATGVRIETYEDKRWLFPDSLVGTDSHTPMINGMGIIGWGVGGIEAESAMLGKPLYFTIPDVVGVNLTGSLAEGVTATDLALTVTHTLRKKGVVGKFVEFYGEGLRHIPVTDRATIANMAPEYGATMSFFPTDERTMEYLHQTGREDAVPLVEGYLRAQNLFMNEQSITPRFSETVELDLSTIMPTVSGPKRPQDTVALIDMKKSFETILAKSVAEGGYGRQRVKSEKRIQDGSIVLASITSCTNTSNPSVMVAAGLLAARAIEKGLHVPSFVKTTLTPGSRVVTRYLEKADLLTSLEQLGFFVDGYGCATCCGNSGSLTLEAEEAITENDLVVASILSGNRNFEGRVHPLIRANYLASPPLVVAYALAGRIDIDFESEPIGIGVEGLPVYLADLWPSTEIVQEVISKTVDSSLFREEYAGVYSNETWESIPATEGMLYNWDQDSTYIQRAPYFDTIHNTSITKSTEKMIPLLVLGDSITTDHISPAGQIPMNSEAGRFLSEQGISPRSYNNYGARRGNHHVMVRGTFANIRLRNQLIPGVEGGYTIHRGTGEQVTVFEAAQRYEEEQRNLIVLAGKEYGTGSSRDWAAKGTSLLGVKVVLAESFERIHRSNLAGMGVLPLQFVEGESVSVLGLDGTETYTLDVDDHAFVPGQRCGMTAVRQNGDVIQFTVLLRIDNMMEKDAYLQGGLLPAVAESMMDE; encoded by the coding sequence ATGAATCAGCACTGTGAATGGCATCGCGACACTATGCGTGAAGAGTTGACGATTGAAGGTGAGCAATTCAGCTATGTTTCCATGAAGAAGTTAGAAAGATTTGGTTTCAACGCAATAAATGAATTGCCTTATACCATACGATTGCTACTTGAATCTGCAGTTCGTCATGCCGACGGACAATACATAACAGACGAACATATCGCTGCACTGGCAAATTGGTCAGGTGGGACTGAGGGCCAAGAAGTACCTTTTAAACCAGCGCGAATTGTGTTCCAAGATTTCACAGGAATCCCAGCTATTGTAGATCTAGCCTCTATGCGGGACGCGGTAGCCGCACGTGGTGGCAATCCATTAGTAGTCAATCCGCAAATTCCTGTCGATTTAGTAATCGACCATTCGGTCATTATCGAACACTATGGAAATCAGGCGGCGTTTGAACAAAACCTATCCATTGAATATGAACGAAATGCAGAGCGGTATTCGTTTGTGCGGTGGGCACAGAAAAACTTTGAAAACTTTCATGTCGTACCGCCGGCAAACGGTATTGTGCACCAAGTGAATTTGGAATACTTAGCTACTGGTGTAAGAATAGAAACATACGAGGATAAAAGGTGGTTGTTTCCAGATTCTTTAGTCGGAACAGATTCGCATACTCCAATGATTAACGGAATGGGAATAATAGGTTGGGGTGTTGGTGGAATTGAAGCGGAGTCTGCAATGCTAGGCAAGCCATTATACTTTACGATTCCAGATGTAGTGGGAGTAAATCTAACGGGTTCATTAGCTGAAGGTGTAACAGCAACTGATCTTGCGTTGACAGTTACCCATACTTTACGAAAAAAAGGGGTTGTTGGAAAGTTTGTAGAGTTTTACGGAGAAGGGCTACGCCATATTCCTGTAACTGATCGTGCCACGATAGCTAATATGGCACCTGAATATGGTGCTACAATGAGCTTCTTTCCAACCGATGAGCGAACGATGGAATATCTTCATCAGACAGGTCGTGAGGATGCGGTGCCTTTAGTTGAAGGATATCTACGTGCTCAAAACTTGTTTATGAATGAACAATCTATAACTCCGAGGTTTTCAGAAACGGTGGAGTTGGATTTGTCTACGATCATGCCGACAGTCAGTGGACCGAAAAGACCTCAAGATACAGTAGCGTTGATTGACATGAAGAAGTCGTTTGAGACAATTTTGGCAAAATCAGTTGCTGAAGGTGGATATGGCAGGCAACGTGTGAAATCTGAGAAGAGGATTCAGGACGGTTCTATTGTATTGGCTTCCATTACAAGCTGCACTAATACTTCGAATCCATCTGTCATGGTGGCAGCAGGACTATTAGCTGCACGCGCTATTGAAAAGGGCTTACATGTACCTTCGTTTGTCAAAACGACGTTGACGCCAGGCTCTCGAGTTGTCACACGTTATTTAGAGAAGGCGGATTTACTAACATCGCTAGAGCAACTTGGATTTTTCGTTGATGGCTATGGCTGTGCTACATGTTGTGGCAATAGTGGCTCGCTGACGTTAGAAGCAGAAGAAGCCATAACGGAAAATGATTTAGTCGTGGCGTCTATTTTAAGTGGGAACCGGAATTTCGAAGGGCGCGTACATCCACTAATTCGTGCAAATTATTTAGCTTCACCTCCACTCGTTGTGGCCTATGCATTAGCAGGACGTATCGATATCGACTTTGAAAGCGAACCAATCGGAATAGGAGTAGAAGGACTTCCTGTGTATTTAGCGGACTTATGGCCATCTACAGAAATCGTGCAAGAGGTGATTTCGAAAACGGTTGATTCTTCACTGTTTCGTGAAGAATACGCAGGTGTTTATTCAAATGAAACATGGGAATCGATACCAGCTACAGAAGGTATGCTTTATAACTGGGATCAAGACTCAACGTATATTCAGCGTGCACCATATTTTGATACTATTCATAACACATCCATCACAAAAAGCACAGAGAAGATGATTCCACTGCTGGTGCTGGGAGATTCTATCACAACGGATCACATATCACCGGCAGGGCAAATTCCGATGAATAGTGAGGCGGGCAGATTTTTATCAGAACAAGGAATCAGTCCACGTTCTTACAATAACTATGGCGCCCGCAGGGGGAATCATCATGTGATGGTGCGCGGTACGTTTGCGAATATACGTCTTCGCAACCAGCTCATTCCTGGGGTTGAAGGTGGTTATACAATACACAGGGGTACAGGAGAACAAGTTACAGTATTTGAAGCGGCACAGCGGTATGAAGAAGAACAGCGTAATTTAATTGTTTTGGCAGGGAAAGAGTACGGAACGGGAAGTTCGCGGGATTGGGCAGCAAAAGGAACATCGCTGCTTGGTGTAAAAGTGGTGCTTGCTGAAAGCTTCGAACGCATTCACCGTAGTAATCTAGCAGGCATGGGCGTGCTGCCTCTTCAATTTGTAGAAGGAGAATCTGTGTCTGTGCTTGGTTTGGATGGAACAGAAACATACACGCTCGATGTGGACGATCATGCATTTGTTCCTGGACAGCGTTGTGGTATGACAGCAGTCCGGCAGAACGGTGATGTTATACAATTTACTGTATTACTTAGAATTGATAACATGATGGAAAAAGATGCATATCTGCAAGGTGGTTTATTACCCGCAGTAGCGGAAAGCATGATGGATGAATAA
- a CDS encoding PrpF domain-containing protein, translated as MKQKSVPCIVYRGGTSRGVFFKESDLPKSRSAQERIFMSAIDAYNPSQVNGLGGGTSHTSKVIVIHETDSKQACLAYTFYQVGIGDAIVDSAGTCGNLMAAVGAYAIDEGLVQFPSIDGVCEVIVLNKNINRLVRLEVPVVDGEAQVDGDYLMAGIVHTGAKISVSILSPSGGKTGTTFPADTRTELVMGGQKVLTTISDIVNPFIFVHAHDFGLNGSESNHILSQDQHLLTQLETLRAQGAVAAGMSETIDAAKEVPSIPKIALVAPPRDYFTTSGIEVKAEEIDIIARMISMGKFHRTFAGSGLYNLASTLLIDGTIPNACYTSSEKKQLQNIRIGHPDGIAEVTVELTQDGKDVAAVGLDRTARRIFEGRCYVPSWL; from the coding sequence GTGAAACAAAAATCTGTGCCGTGTATTGTTTATCGCGGTGGTACGAGTAGAGGTGTGTTCTTTAAGGAAAGTGATTTACCGAAATCGAGGAGTGCGCAAGAACGGATATTCATGTCTGCAATCGATGCATATAACCCTTCCCAAGTAAACGGTCTTGGAGGCGGTACTTCTCATACGAGCAAAGTGATTGTCATTCATGAAACCGATAGTAAACAAGCCTGTCTTGCGTACACATTCTACCAAGTAGGAATTGGGGATGCTATCGTAGATTCAGCAGGAACATGTGGAAACTTAATGGCGGCAGTAGGAGCTTATGCAATCGATGAAGGGCTGGTACAGTTCCCTTCAATTGATGGGGTTTGTGAAGTAATAGTGCTCAATAAAAATATTAACCGTTTGGTGCGGCTTGAAGTGCCTGTAGTAGACGGAGAAGCTCAAGTGGACGGAGACTATTTGATGGCAGGGATTGTACATACAGGCGCAAAGATTAGCGTTTCGATTCTATCGCCGAGCGGTGGTAAAACAGGCACTACATTTCCTGCCGATACGCGTACAGAGTTAGTGATGGGTGGGCAAAAGGTTTTAACGACTATCAGTGATATTGTCAATCCTTTCATTTTTGTACACGCGCATGACTTTGGGTTGAATGGTTCAGAGTCGAATCATATACTCAGTCAAGATCAACATTTGCTCACGCAGCTTGAAACCTTGCGTGCCCAAGGTGCCGTTGCTGCAGGGATGTCTGAAACTATAGATGCCGCTAAGGAAGTGCCATCGATACCGAAGATTGCCCTAGTTGCACCGCCACGCGATTATTTTACTACGTCAGGTATTGAGGTCAAAGCAGAGGAAATTGACATTATAGCTAGAATGATTTCGATGGGGAAATTTCATCGTACATTTGCCGGTAGTGGTCTATACAATTTAGCCTCCACATTATTGATTGATGGCACGATTCCGAATGCATGTTACACGTCCAGCGAGAAGAAACAGCTTCAAAATATACGAATAGGCCATCCTGATGGTATAGCGGAAGTGACTGTAGAATTGACACAAGATGGAAAAGATGTTGCTGCAGTTGGTTTAGACAGGACAGCCAGAAGAATATTTGAGGGACGATGTTATGTACCAAGCTGGCTGTAA